TTTCCACgagtttcaaaaacttatcatcatccagCAAAACagttgattttgaaacGGGAACAAATGGAACCTGTTCGTTTTCCTTAAGAATCTTTTCATCGTCTAGACCAGAATAGAGCGGACAATCTTGCATGATTGCCTTTTCCAGTGAAGACATATCGGAGGTTGAGacatatattttaaaaaatggattACTTGCTTTCGTCTTATACTCCTCTACTGGAACCTCAGGCAGCACTGGGAGTTTGATTTCCGCTGTTGGGTCTGCCTTTTCCAGCAACAAATGAACATCTATTGACGGCAGCCCATCCATGAATTGTTGATCTTCCTTAGCAACCACACTTTCTACATCATTTGTAGAGTTTTCTTTCgcattattatcattgaGATATAGCTGTTTGccattttcatctttttgaGCTGCTGGTAAATATTTAACTTCCTTCGTTTTAACACAACAGACCTTGCCATAGGTCCAATAATCCATAATTGCTTGACTGAGGGTGATACATATGgctattttaaattttttgGACTCATGAAAATCCTCCCTCATCCACTTTGCTTCCTCTAGCATAATACTATGATGGGTCGAAGCCTGCAACTTGTTCCATGAGTCAACAAACTTCTTGGGCTGCCTCAATGACCATAGATTCAATCTCCgcaattcttcaatacGCGAAGAGACCACCGTGACACGGCCCTCATTTAGAGCTGTATTATAGAGGTCTGTTGTCAACACTTTATGCGTGGAAGGAATTAATCTTATCAGCGGCAATGTCTGGGATACATATTTTAATTCAGCCAGTGGCACTGCCTGTGGAATCTTTGCAGGAATAGTTTCCTTCATAACTAAGAACGCCGAATCCTTACTATTAATGTTGattgattcaaataaattCTCCGTCGGCTGAGTCTGCTGCCTTGTAATGCTCTCtattataaaattttgttttcgTTTCATCTCAACCTCAGTAGGCTCAACATGTAAATTAGTTATGCCAATATGCTGATAATACGAGGATTGAATCATCGGATTCGGTACTTTTGGATTGTCCTGTGACTTAGCAGTGGTCAGCGATGCCTCTTTTTCACTTGAGACAGAACATGGTTCCTTCTTAGTTGATTCCATATTTCCATCTGCTAATTGATCTGACACAGTGTTATTATCTGTCTGCATTAATTGTTCATCGCTTCCATTTGCTTGCTTCTGTTGTTTTCGTATTGGTTCATGAGATTGACTAGGCTTAAGGTTCTCTTCCGGAATCTTATGTTCTCTCAATCTTTTCCTAGATTCGTCAAACGGCAGGTCATCCTTTTTTCTATGCATCGTACCATTCTCTAATGGTGTATTACTTTTACTTCTCAGCAATCTCTTATCCACAGGCGGCTCCTGCGGCTTGTAGGCTGGTAAACTTGAAGCATCAAACGGCGGCCTCTTGGCCAAATCGTTTTTTTGCAGAAATTCATTCAATTCTTCTCTTAAACTTTCCACACTGTACCCAGATTTGAGCTCATTGAGCCTTGAAAGCCAAAAAAGTTGTGCCAGCTTATTATTCCTCTCCtctaatatattttccatcTGAGTTCTTTTCTCCATAATAGATTCCTTTCTTAGTCCTGACATCTTCAACTAGTGAATTGTGAAGAACGTAGGATGAAAGTAATCCTACTCAGATTAGTCAATAACTAAACAACACTGAAGTCTTGAACGAATGTTTTATACTATAGCGATAACACCATACAGCACTAGGAGTACTGACTGatttaaaaaatccaaaattcGAACCAGCTAATTGGGATGTGAACAGAGAAAAAGCAAATAATCAAAGCGCGGTTAATGAAATCCTCCGGCTGGCCTTATTCTTAGTAAGATACCAAACTTTCACACCAACTTATTGCTATCTCCACTTTCCTTTGCTTGCTGTTTGTTAGGAATCAATAGACTATATTTACATCCATGGCCAGGTTCCTAATAATTTTTAGAGCCACTTGGGGAAAAACCAGAACGCCCACCAATGGATTTATGTAGTTACCCGGATAAATATGTAGCTTATGTAATTCGTGCGGCTTAACTTCCTCGATGAGTTCGATGAACTACTAGATGCATATACAGCCTCAAAATGTACTTGGAACTTCTCTTACGTATATTCCAGCTGCATGTATATGCTGgtttgttcttttttcgTCTTCGTACTGCTCATGTGCGTAGTGCTTTGAGGCTCGTGATGATTTGTCGACTACAATGGCAGGGAAACAAGTGTAGTTGAAAGGATAATATTTGCGGTTAATTACTACAGGATCGAGGCATTTTGCAGACGAACAGAGTAATTCAGACACTGCTGGTGCAGTGATTTAATGATTTGACCTCGGGTTTAGGTTTCATTTCCTGCAATGGCCACCATTTGTTTCTTGTATACGGCGACCGGGCTCTGACATCTTCGAATAGTAATTCcatttcttgaaataaaaCTACACAGGTGAGACTTTAAAGagtatttattatatatacatttcAAATTTTAAGTGGCTTAATTTATTTTGACCATTGAGCAATTGCCTCTTCAAGCTCTTGTATAGAGCGCATTAGACTATCGTGGTCTATTACAATATACGAGGGAAGCACACCTTTTCTGACAGGGCCTTGGAAGTGTATTTTCGAATGCTTTTCCAGGAACCTATCCTCTTCGTGGAAATAGTCTACCTCGGAATTTTTCACTCTCTTCCGGGGGTTAGTatcgtcgtcatcatcgtcgtcgtcatcatcgTAGCTAACCTCATACTTTCTACTAACAATGACGTAGAAATCATAAGCCATGCCTTTCCCTGAAACCTTTTTAACGTCCTCCAGAGTAATCTTGTATAACGGTGGGACGACCTGGTTAGGCATATTTATTAAACGTTCACCCACAATCAACCCACACGATTTGTTTGAGCTCTCAACGGACTTAAAAAATGTGTCTAATTTAGTATCCACGTTGGCCAAATACCTAGCATAGTTACTggatttattttctttgtaaTTTAAAATAGACAGGAAACAGTATGGATCGGATGCTTCCCCATCAGTCTTGATGGTAGTTGTAGGGGACTTCAATATCAAATCGGCCAACGAGCTCAGCTGGATTTTATTAGATTCTTGCTGTCCGAATAGTTGTCTCATCAAGTTTTTAAGAGCATGGAAATCAACTTCAGGATTCccattgaagaaatcaaaatcGATGTTAATTATTTCCTCATTACTTGACGCATTATCGTCATCCAGTTCAGAATTGGTGGTGGAAAGATCAACGTCAGAGTCCTCTTCGACTTCTTCCCTCTTTCTTTTAGCTAGTTCACTCAACTTAATAGCGTTTCTCATGACTGTAATGGGTAAGTTAAGCACTGAAGGATGATGTTTTATGTCTTATCAAGTTTTCGAGATAATCTTTGATGGAAGTAGCAGCGTTTGAGGTACAAAATTTTCTTGCAACGGTTGCGGGGCAGACATTACACACATAAAGCAAGTTAACTAAAAGAGTAGAAGCAGCTGGTTACTGAGACTACTTTGGATATTCTTGATAACTTCTCGAGGAAAATTGAGTTGTAGAAGCGAACTATCTAATGTTCCAGAGATTtagaatatataaaattgtCACGTGCTTGAATATATAACTTGAAAAGCCGTTCATCCCCTCGCTCCTTTGGTTTAAAGCATATAATTACCGCCTTATAGAGATCTAGAGCCTCAAAGCAAGCCTATAGATGCAAGAAGTACTTCATTGGTTTATCCAGAATTGTGGTATTCGTGTTTCACCGTGTTTAGCAGTTAGAAAGTCTCAAATATCTCGCCAAGATGGCGGTTATGGTATATTTGTAGACCCATCGAAATTATCTCAATCCCAGACTGAAAATAGTAAGCTCGTCGAATTGATCAGGATTCCCCaaagttcttctttctcAGTGCAATCGTTGATGGAGTGGGTCAGCTCTACCcatgatgatgatacaGCAGAGTTTTCGAAAGTCGCGGAAAAGCTTTAAAAGAATACCTTGGAGAATTTATGAGTCAAGAGGAATATCTTCCATTCATCACCGAAACCAATATTATAGTGCTATTCTTCTGCATTGTTGCAATTTTGAGGACGAAAGGATATCTATTTCCAGCAGCTTTGGATTATTATCTAAAAGAAGTTCTATTAAAAACGACTGTAAGTCATCCAATCATATACATATTCATGAACAATTTAGATGAGAATATATGCGGTCATTACAGAAACAGCCTGCGAGAGAGATACTTGTCGGCTTTAATACAATTTCTTTCGAAGAACTTCAAATCTTGCGAAAGATCCATAGTCTTACAGGTTTACAGTGCTGTTGTTTCCCGTTGTTTAGAAATTCCTGAAGAAATTAGCTCCATGACAGACGATTTTAAAGTAAATTCCACTTTGGTACCAATTTTGGACTTTGTTAACCATTCAAATGTTGTTACAAGCgcattttttgatgttgatCGCAAAACAAATGACATTCTATTAATGTTGGATCTTAATAAATGCCCCAAAAATGGACTCCCTTACGAAGTGTTTATTAGCTATTCCCCGGTAGAAGAACTAGTCAGTTTCAAAAACATATACGGGTTCTTTCCAGCAGCAGAAGGGCAGTCCCAGTTTTGGAACTTTTGTATGCAAAAATCCTGGTTGAATAAAAAGCATGAAAAGTTCGAATGTAATAATTTCTACGAGTTTTATTCGAAGTTTAACATCCTTCCTTATCTGCAATTAGTCCTAATTAATGATAAAGTCCTAATAAATGATATTTCTCATATCTTGGAGGAATGCTGCTACCTTTTGTACCATACAGCAGTATACTCTCAACTAAACTAGAGAGAGGTTTCGAAATAGATCTTGATGAAGAACAGTTAAAAATGCTATTACATTTGCAAACAGAACCCACATGGAAACAATTTGAGGGGAACCTGAAGATCGAAGATATCGATAAGAATAAAGTTGTGTTTCAATTATTTATGAAAGACCAAAagtattttaaaatagCATTAGAAAGGttctttggttttttgaCCGGTTACTTGGGTCATATAATTAAGACAAACAATAGTCCGAACTCAAGGAATATGTATGAGACGGAAACTTTGGATCCCTTGCATGATATCCTTGCTAAAGAGTTGAAAATTTCGGAGACATTAAGAAGTGGTTTACAAGCTAAAACTAGGTTTTTATCAGATCTTTACGAATCTTTATCAGATCTGCCAACTTGTCCCCCACCTGCACCTTCTCCCTCATACgcacacatatatatttagcGTAATAATCATCTTTTATATCTCTATCAATGTGCTTTTGTTGTAACAGCGTTAATTGTACTTTGGCGTCATCTCAGCTTCATAAGGAGCGGGGAATCTGAGAGTCATTATGGTCGATATCTAATTTACGGacattaatatatatatatgtatatatattggcAAAAATTATCGACTAAAATAACAAcataattcaaaaataagTAGAAAGTACTGGAAAAACCACTAGGTTGATGAAATCGATATACTTCGTGTTACTTTATCTAGTCCAAAAGGTGTTAGCTTTGCATTTCTACTCGGTACCTGGGGACACAAAGTGTTTTTATGAACAACTTGCTAAGGACAACTTGCTCTTGGCGCACATTGACGTCTACAAGGAGACTGAAGATGCACAGTTCGTCAAGAGTCTAGCTCTCGAACTTTCTATAACTATCTATGAAACATTTTCGAGAGATGAGATAGTGTTTTCACAGCAGAATTCGCCATTAGGGGAGTTTACATTTACCGCCATGAGAGCAGGCGAACATAGAATATGTATAACGCCTAAACTTCCTGAAAAGGCTGTGCGATTGAGAGTTTTTATTGATCTAAGTGTGAGTCAAGTGGACGTATTGGATAGTAAAAGGCTGACAGATATCacatatttaaagaatagGCTTGTATACCTAATTAGCACATTGGAGGATATCAGGGCGGAACAAAACATTTACAAACTCCATGAAGACATCTTCAGGGATCAGAGTGATATTGTAAATACTAAAATAATGCTTTGGTCGCTGCTTGAAGTAATTGTGATGATTGGTGTTTGTTCTTTCCAATTAAAATACCTAAGGaattttttcattaaacaaAAGGCGTTCTAACAAAGGCTATATAAATTTGATCTATTATATAGGTAGTCTACCTGTTGCTTAGCTCTTAAATATGATTGAAGTGGGTTTTGATGTTGACCGGCTAGATACTTGGTGTCTTTGTGGGGGTTTTGGTAGAATCACCTTTTGAGATTATTTGAGCGCTAtgtaaatttaaatttttattcATCGTTTGATGCCTTTGACAACTTACATATAAGAAGCTATGCACAATAACTCGATCCAAGACGTTAATTATAACTTAAGATAGCCAGTTAGAACTATGCCGGCAGAAAAAGAGCTTCTATTGCAAGAGCTGGAAGCGCTTAAATTAGAGAACTTTAAACTAAAGAAGCAGCTAGAGCAACAAAGAGAACAAAAGGAAACACTTCCGATGTCTTTGGAAGAATATAGTCGTTATGGGAGACAAATGattgttgaacaaataAATGGAGTTGAAGGCCAAGTAAAATTACGCGAGGCTAAAGTTCTAGTCATAGGAGCTGGTGGTTTAGGATGTCCTTCGCTGCCATATTTGGTTGGTGCAGGTGTTGGTCACATCGgaattgttgatgatgatatagTTGATGCATCTAATTTACATCGGCAAATCCTACATGATTCAGTTAAAGTTGGGATGTTAAAGTGTGAGTCTGCCAAGCAGGTTTTAAATAAACTAAATCCACATGTCCAAGTAGCTACGTATCCCGTTAGATTGGATAACAAGAATGCTTTTCAGATTATGGCCAATTATGATATCATTATGGATTGTACAGATACTCCTTTGGCCAGGTATTTAATATCTGATGTTGCTGTTAACCTTGGAAAGACTGTTGTTTCAGCTTCAGGTCTTGGAACAGAAGGTCAATTGTCCATTTACAATTTTAAGAATGTCGGACCTTGTTATAGATGTTTTTACCCTAATCCCCCACCACCAGGTTCGGTCACATCGTGTCAACAAGGTGGTGTCGTTGGTCCTTGTATTGGTCTTGTTGGGGTCATGATGGCAGTTGAAACAATGAAGGTTATCTTAGAAACTTATACTGTAGAAAATTTTAGCCCGTTCTTGATTCAATATTCTGGATTTCCCCAAC
This Eremothecium cymbalariae DBVPG#7215 chromosome 5, complete sequence DNA region includes the following protein-coding sequences:
- the EAF1 gene encoding Eaf1p (similar to Ashbya gossypii AER244C), with translation MSGLRKESIMEKRTQMENILEERNNKLAQLFWLSRLNELKSGYSVESLREELNEFLQKNDLAKRPPFDASSLPAYKPQEPPVDKRLLRSKSNTPLENGTMHRKKDDLPFDESRKRLREHKIPEENLKPSQSHEPIRKQQKQANGSDEQLMQTDNNTVSDQLADGNMESTKKEPCSVSSEKEASLTTAKSQDNPKVPNPMIQSSYYQHIGITNLHVEPTEVEMKRKQNFIIESITRQQTQPTENLFESININSKDSAFLVMKETIPAKIPQAVPLAELKYVSQTLPLIRLIPSTHKVLTTDLYNTALNEGRVTVVSSRIEELRRLNLWSLRQPKKFVDSWNKLQASTHHSIMLEEAKWMREDFHESKKFKIAICITLSQAIMDYWTYGKVCCVKTKEVKYLPAAQKDENGKQLYLNDNNAKENSTNDVESVVAKEDQQFMDGLPSIDVHLLLEKADPTAEIKLPVLPEVPVEEYKTKASNPFFKIYVSTSDMSSLEKAIMQDCPLYSGLDDEKILKENEQVPFVPVSKSTVLLDDDKFLKLVEKQLIDDEPSLVALSKRRGMFYGNRRSHYLKPPAAPALRYLKFRTPTIWSPDDDQELVKNINQYAYNWDLIGAQMLSQNTRSYISNIERRTPWQCFERFVQLNEKFSVHDMKGPRAHAAQIWLYEAHKLQQQQKRRISPLGVGSESIQRGHRRLRWASMFEAMRKTIKKRENAPRPNPSQPRKPLDVKSMIVPTPAEMSELKAQRDETLRREGQMRRAAKQRIQLAQLQQQQQQQQSQQKSPPPSLQPQQTPQPSQQQNQLLHGKLKARSRLSSSAPSTKEASNKLLIASRQTQSSPVNGESPHITTQTPQQRQTKPPSEKDIIESYARKIIAQKPEFTPELALKAAESYFRNVTLKQQQQQQQAFTKQIVSQSSSVAATATSSSNGAINKFRSPTPQEILQRIQQKKNDS
- the BCP1 gene encoding protein-transporting protein BCP1 (similar to Ashbya gossypii AER245C) is translated as MRNAIKLSELAKRKREEVEEDSDVDLSTTNSELDDDNASSNEEIINIDFDFFNGNPEVDFHALKNLMRQLFGQQESNKIQLSSLADLILKSPTTTIKTDGEASDPYCFLSILNYKENKSSNYARYLANVDTKLDTFFKSVESSNKSCGLIVGERLINMPNQVVPPLYKITLEDVKKVSGKGMAYDFYVIVSRKYEVSYDDDDDDDDDDTNPRKRVKNSEVDYFHEEDRFLEKHSKIHFQGPVRKGVLPSYIVIDHDSLMRSIQELEEAIAQWSK
- the UBA4 gene encoding Uba4p (similar to Ashbya gossypii AER248W); the protein is MPAEKELLLQELEALKLENFKLKKQLEQQREQKETLPMSLEEYSRYGRQMIVEQINGVEGQVKLREAKVLVIGAGGLGCPSLPYLVGAGVGHIGIVDDDIVDASNLHRQILHDSVKVGMLKCESAKQVLNKLNPHVQVATYPVRLDNKNAFQIMANYDIIMDCTDTPLARYLISDVAVNLGKTVVSASGLGTEGQLSIYNFKNVGPCYRCFYPNPPPPGSVTSCQQGGVVGPCIGLVGVMMAVETMKVILETYTVENFSPFLIQYSGFPQQSLRTFKMRGKKKDCISCGYNPTVTREAIESGDVNYSNFCGGSRDFNVLADEERITVQQFQENYWLDDKKDYILLDVRPRLHYNVSHLPKTYNVTMKELKDMDGDLKELQKRIPRLTTERDIIVLCRHGNESRLATRVLKDEFRLNNVKDIKGGYFQYIDEISPFLPKY
- the ERP5 gene encoding Erp5p (similar to Ashbya gossypii AER247W), which codes for MKSIYFVLLYLVQKVLALHFYSVPGDTKCFYEQLAKDNLLLAHIDVYKETEDAQFVKSLALELSITIYETFSRDEIVFSQQNSPLGEFTFTAMRAGEHRICITPKLPEKAVRLRVFIDLSVSQVDVLDSKRLTDITYLKNRLVYLISTLEDIRAEQNIYKLHEDIFRDQSDIVNTKIMLWSLLEVIVMIGVCSFQLKYLRNFFIKQKAF